The genomic DNA TATCTTTACCGATGCCAACGGCACGCGCCACATCGGCCTGCACCGCATGCCGGACAGCGCAGGCCTGTGGCGCTACATCGGCACCTCGCTGCTGATGATTGCGATGCTGGTATGCATTTGCTGGAACGGTTTTATGGCGCTGCGTCGCTATCAGCGCTCACGCACCAGGCTTGCCGACATCCAGCAGTATTACGAAAATTGCCTTAACCCTAAGCTGATCCCCTCGTCTGAGAGCCTGATCTGATAACGTCGATGCGCGACAAGATGTGCTACCCTGTCGCGCACGTTTCTTCAGGCTGGAGTTCCCCCTTATGCATCTTGATATCGCCTGGCAGGAGGTTGATACCGTTCTGCTGGATATGGACGGCACGCTGCTCGATCTCGCCTTTGATAACTATTTCTGGCAAAAGCTGGTTCCGGAAACCTATGGTGAACAGCAGGGGATCTCCCCGGCAGAAGCGCAGGAATTCATTCGTTCGCAATATAGCGCGGTGCAGCATACGCTAAACTGGTACTGTCTTGACTACTGGAGCGAGCGCCTCGGTTTGGATATTTGTGCCATGACCACCGCCCAGGGCCCGCGCGCCGTACTGCGTGAGGATACCGTGCCTTTTCTGGATGCGCTGAAAGCGAGCGGCAAGCGCCGTATCTTGCTGACCAACGCCCATCCTCACAATCTGGCCGTGAAGCTGGAGCATACGGGTCTTGCTTCGCACCTTGATTTATTACTTTCCACCCACACATTTGGTTATCCGAAAGAGGATCAGCGGTTGTGGCATGCGGTGGCGGAAGAGACCGGTTTGCAGCCGGAACGCACGCTGTTTATTGATGACAGCGAGCCTATTCTGGATTCCGCGGCCAGGTTTGGCATTCGCTATTGTCTGGGCGTTACCAACCCTGAC from Enterobacter ludwigii includes the following:
- the yrfG gene encoding GMP/IMP nucleotidase, with the translated sequence MHLDIAWQEVDTVLLDMDGTLLDLAFDNYFWQKLVPETYGEQQGISPAEAQEFIRSQYSAVQHTLNWYCLDYWSERLGLDICAMTTAQGPRAVLREDTVPFLDALKASGKRRILLTNAHPHNLAVKLEHTGLASHLDLLLSTHTFGYPKEDQRLWHAVAEETGLQPERTLFIDDSEPILDSAARFGIRYCLGVTNPDSGLAEKSYLRHPGLNDYRQMIPSLTVKERP